The following is a genomic window from Streptomyces chrestomyceticus JCM 4735.
CACGCACGCCGAGGCCGCCGACGAGTGGCGCGGCAAGCTCCTCGAGGCCGTCGCCGAGAACGACGAAGAGATGATGGAGCTGTACCTGGAGGGCCAGGAGCCCACCGTGGACCAGCTTCACGCGGCGATCCGCCGTATCACCATCAACTCGGGCAAGGGCGGCGACACCACCGTCACCCCCGTCTTCTGCGGTACCGCGTTCAAGAACAAGGGCGTGCAGCCCCTGCTCGACGCGGTCGTGCGCTACCTCCCGTCGCCGCTGGACGTCGAGGCCATCGAGGGCCACGCCGTCAACGACGCGGACGAGGTCATCAAGCGCCGCCCCTCCGAGGAGGAGCCGCTGGCCGCCCTCGCGTTCAAGATTGCGAGCGACCCCCACCTGGGCAAGCTCACCTTCATCCGGGTGTACTCGGGCCGCCTCGAGGCCGGCTCGCAGGTCACCAACTCGGTGAAGGGCAAGAAGGAGCGCATCGGCAAGATCTACCGGATGCACGCGAACAAGCGTGAGGAGATCGAGTCGGTGGGTGCCGGTGACATCGTCGCCGTCATGGGTCTGAAGCAGACCACCACCGGTGAGACCCTCTGCGACCCGTCGAACCAGGTCATCCTGGAGTCGATGGAGTTCCCGGCCCCGGTCATCCAGGTCGCCATCGAGCCCAAGTCCAAGGGCGACCAGGAGAAGCTGGGTGTCGCCATCCAGCGTCTCGCCGAGGAGGACCCGTCCTTCCAGGTCCACACGGACGAGGAGACCGGTCAGACCATCATCGCGGGTATGGGCGAGCTGCACCTCGACGTGCTGGTCGACCGTATGAAGCGCGAGTTCCGGGTCGAGGCGAACGTCGGCAAGCCGCAGGTCGCGTACCGCGAGACCCTGCGCAAGGCCGTCGAGCGCCTGGACTACACGCACAAGAAGCAGACTGGTGGTTCCGGCCAGTTCGCGAAGGTGCAGATCGCCCTTGAGCCGCTCGAGGGTGACGGGTACGAGTTCGAGAACAAGGTCACCGGTGGCCGTATCCCGCGGGAGTACATCCCGTCCGTGGACGCGGGCTGCCAGGAGGCCATGGAGTTCGGCGTGCTCGCCGGCTACCCGCTGACCGGCGTCAAGGTCGTGCTTCTCGACGGTGCGTTCCACGAGGTCGACTCGTCCGAGATGGCCTTCAAGATCGCCGGTTCGATGGCCTTCAAGGAGGCCGCCCGCAAGGCCAGCCCGGCCCTGCTGGAGCCGATGATGAAGGTCGAGGTGACGACGCCCGAGGACTACATGGGTGACGTCATCGGCGACATCAACTCGCGTCGCGGTCAGATCCAGTCCATGGAGGACCGCCACGGCGCCAAGCTCGTCACGGGCCTGGTTCCGCTCTCGGAGATGTTCGGCTACGTCGGAGACCTCCGCAGCAAGACCTCGGGTCGCGCAAGCTACTCGATGCAGTTCGACTCCTACGCCGAGGTTCCGCGGAACGTCGCCGAGGAGATCATCGCGAAGGCCAAGGGCGAGTAGTACCGGCTCGCACGAGTCGCAAGACGCTTTAGGCTTGACACCGTCTGCCGGGGCCCGTCCCCGCCACCCGCGAGGGGGCCCCGGCGGCCGGCATCCCAGCAAAGATCACCTGGCGCCGATGAGTAAGGCGTACAGAACCACTTCAGGAGGACCCAGTGGCGAAGGCGAAGTTCGAGCGGACTAAGCCGCACGTCAACATCGGCACCATCGGTCACATCGACCACGGTAAGACGACCCTCACGGCCGCCATTACCAAGGTGCTGCACGACGCGTTCCCGGACCTGAACGAGGCCTCGGCCTTCGACATGATCGACAAGGCGCCCGAGGAGCGCCAGCGCGGTATCACCATCTCCATCGCGCACGTCGAGTACCAGACGGAGAACCGTCACTACGCCCACGTTGACTGCCCCGGTCACGCGGACTACATCAAGAACATGATCACCGGTGCCGCCCAGATGGACGGCGCGATCCTCGTGGTCGCGGCGACCGACGGTCCGATGCCGCAGACCAAGGAGCACGTGCTCCTGGCCCGCCAGGTCGGCGTGCCCTACATCGTGGTGGCCCTGAACAAGGCCGACATGGTGGACGACGAGGAGATCCTGGAGCTCGTCGAGCTCGAGGTCCGTGAGCTCCTCTCGGAGTACGAGTTCCCGGGCGACGACGTTCCGGTCGTCAAGGTCTCCGCGCTCAAGGCGCTGGAGGGCGACAAGGAGTGGGGCGAGTCGGTCCTCAAGCTCATGGCCGCGGTCGACGAGTCGATCCCGCAGCCCGAGCGTGACGTCGACAAGCCGTTCCTGATGCCGATCGAGGACGTCTTCACGATCACCGGCCGTGGCACCGTTGTCACCGGTCGTATCGAGCGTGGTGTCCTCAAGGTCAACGAGACCGTCGACATCATCGGCATCAAGACCGAGAAGACCACCACCACGGTCACCGGCATCGAGATGTTCCGGAAGCTGCTCGACGAGGGCCAGGCCGGTGAGAACGTCGGTCTGCTGCTCCGCGGCATCAAGCGCGAGGACGTCGAGCGCGGCCAGGTCATCATCAAGCCGGGCTCGGTCACCCCGCACACCGAGTTCGAGGCGCAGGCCTACATCCTGTCCAAGGACGAGGGTGGCCGCCACACGCCGTTCTTCAACAACTACCGTCCGCAGTTCTACTTCCGTACGACTGACGTGACCGGTGTTGTGACCCTCCCCGAGGGCACCGAGATGGTCATGCCGGGCGACAACACCGAGATGTCGGTCCAGCTGATCCAGCCGGTCGCCATGGAGGAGGGCCTGAAGTTCGCCATCCGTGAGGGTGGCCGGACCGTCGGCGCCGGCCAGGTCACCAAGATCGTCAAGTAATTCTTGACGGTCGGGGAGACCCGGCAGCTCTTCCGAGCGCTCTGAGGAGCCCCGCTCACCTTCGGGTGAGCGGGGCTCCTCGCTGTTCGGGGGCCGGGCTCTTC
Proteins encoded in this region:
- the fusA gene encoding elongation factor G; amino-acid sequence: MATTSLDLAKVRNIGIMAHIDAGKTTTTERILFYTGVSYKIGEVHDGAATMDWMEQEQERGITITSAATTCHWPLNDVDHTINIIDTPGHVDFTVEVERSLRVLDGAVTVFDGVAGVEPQSETVWRQADRYGVPRICFVNKLDRTGAEFHRCVDMIVDRLGATPIVMQLPIGTEADFKGVIDLVSMKALVWSAEAAKGEMYDTVDIPATHAEAADEWRGKLLEAVAENDEEMMELYLEGQEPTVDQLHAAIRRITINSGKGGDTTVTPVFCGTAFKNKGVQPLLDAVVRYLPSPLDVEAIEGHAVNDADEVIKRRPSEEEPLAALAFKIASDPHLGKLTFIRVYSGRLEAGSQVTNSVKGKKERIGKIYRMHANKREEIESVGAGDIVAVMGLKQTTTGETLCDPSNQVILESMEFPAPVIQVAIEPKSKGDQEKLGVAIQRLAEEDPSFQVHTDEETGQTIIAGMGELHLDVLVDRMKREFRVEANVGKPQVAYRETLRKAVERLDYTHKKQTGGSGQFAKVQIALEPLEGDGYEFENKVTGGRIPREYIPSVDAGCQEAMEFGVLAGYPLTGVKVVLLDGAFHEVDSSEMAFKIAGSMAFKEAARKASPALLEPMMKVEVTTPEDYMGDVIGDINSRRGQIQSMEDRHGAKLVTGLVPLSEMFGYVGDLRSKTSGRASYSMQFDSYAEVPRNVAEEIIAKAKGE
- the tuf gene encoding elongation factor Tu, which translates into the protein MAKAKFERTKPHVNIGTIGHIDHGKTTLTAAITKVLHDAFPDLNEASAFDMIDKAPEERQRGITISIAHVEYQTENRHYAHVDCPGHADYIKNMITGAAQMDGAILVVAATDGPMPQTKEHVLLARQVGVPYIVVALNKADMVDDEEILELVELEVRELLSEYEFPGDDVPVVKVSALKALEGDKEWGESVLKLMAAVDESIPQPERDVDKPFLMPIEDVFTITGRGTVVTGRIERGVLKVNETVDIIGIKTEKTTTTVTGIEMFRKLLDEGQAGENVGLLLRGIKREDVERGQVIIKPGSVTPHTEFEAQAYILSKDEGGRHTPFFNNYRPQFYFRTTDVTGVVTLPEGTEMVMPGDNTEMSVQLIQPVAMEEGLKFAIREGGRTVGAGQVTKIVK